Proteins encoded by one window of Microplitis demolitor isolate Queensland-Clemson2020A chromosome 6, iyMicDemo2.1a, whole genome shotgun sequence:
- the LOC103579840 gene encoding integrator complex subunit 3 isoform X1, which yields MELNKTATSNTWRLLNTSCIENKDELEEKFERCHAVLQGLTAGLSEKEVHDTLNNAVCKDKTHEEVSLGLLVVILTDPQDALKSYRDLTLITRDGLAIVLGHLNQLVLERYLRLNDITRSQLLWLLRELIKANVAGVDNLCLSLLRHAAGGDTSPRNIYLVEALLDIFQDNRQWLDKFPFLVASIVYTYLRLIEDHSAPHLQQLRSREVTFTVALIRERIVDCLVIGRDLVRLLQNVARLPEFESLWRDLLTNPKSINQNLTGVLQLLQTRTSRRFLQSRLTPDMERKLVFLTGSVRFGNHKRYQDWFQRQYLATPESQSLRCDLIRFIVGVIHPTNELLCSDIIPRWAVIGWLLTTCTSTVAASNAKLALFYDWLFFDPEKDNIMNIEPAILVMHNSMRSHPAVTATLLDFLCRIIPNFYPALTDKVRNGIFSSLRQILEKRVLPSLCPLFDNSKLDRELRIKIRETFKEFCLPSNADPALGNKVPILYSGKIEEMNKDMGPGLMLDNNLIPTTATAMTNINSTENNHHHGQDPEPAFSDDEEEMPLRIVTKVEDEEDDDDDDDVPLSKIKLKKDREREREREREQQKTSNCILKDITCHLNITLEPNELKSAVNNLYNETDNESRCQTMERIVQMILEDDLGVDSIGPLATCLFTILSSQITPNIFPSDNLNDDSLTDSISTPLFVMFRNYFQLCKEEDNRKKFLGHVLSELQNLQSCIGYLLLYFLKVWGREEEKREGLASNVTNEVKAAVYKDFCQHRDKKLETCLLDDLKFCHQDNVFLLCYLVPDVFMGFQNIALGNATLLHLVVSTVDSCQLQELVCQILQGQLKMLEKDSFGGLLIKSLEWETFEQYCFWQLITAHDFPIKYVLPVVPKLQFRNHAEAMTAILFMLKQERPTLELLRQLFTRQNNDGDTFVVAALRYWCRDYEDKLGELLANLLSTRYPATSPNKRKRAGAKQNQQQSGPPTGEQVLGHLDQLRQHCRASADLQLYQTEGMQKALQQAQAASSDSLRKSYGDLFALAEVNEENEPPPPPTSSRKHNASATASAKAAGHRKIISTRERTASKRPPPRDRNSDSTDQSSEDEMIAKPKQAKKRKKVNAVGSDSD from the exons atggaACTTAATAAAACTGCAACTTCCAATACTTGGAGACTTCTTAATACGTCTTGCATCGAGAACAAGGACGAGCTTGAAGag aaATTTGAACGATGTCACGCAGTGCTACAAGGTCTAACAGCCGGTCTCTCAGAAAAAGAAGTACACGACACATTAAACAATGCAGTTTGTAAAGACAAAACACACGAAGAAGTATCACTAGGACTTTTAGTTGTTATTTTAACGGATCCACAGGATGCGCTTAAAAGTTATCGTGACTTAACACTGATAACACGTGATGGACTGGCCATTGTACTAGgtcatttaaatcaattagTACTCGAACGTTATTTGCGATTAAATGACATAACTCGAAGTCAATTATTGTGGTTATTACGTGAATTAATAAAAGCAAATGTTGCTGGTGTtgataatttatgtttaagtTTATTAAGACATGCCGCTGGTGGTGACACTTCACCGcgcaatatatatttagttgaGGCATTACTTGATATATTTCAAGATAATCGACAGTGGCTCGATAAATTTCCCTTTTTAGTTGCATCTATTGTTTATACTTATTTACGTTTAATTGAAGACCACAGCGCTCCTCATCTTCAGCAATTGAGATCAAGAGAAGTTACTTTCACTGTTGCACTTATTAGAGAACGTATTGTTGATTGTCTAGTTATTGGaag agATTTGGTGCGTTTACTTCAAAATGTTGCGAGGTTACCTGAATTTGAAAGTCTCTGGCGcgatttattaacaaatcCAAAGTCGATAAATCAAAACCTGACAGGTGTATTGCAATTACTACAAACACGTACATCACGTCGTTTTTTACAATCACGTTTGACTCCAGATATGGAACGTAAACTTGTATTTTTAACTGGAAGTGTGCGTTTTGGTAACCACAAACGTTATCAGGATTGGTTTCAACGACAATATTTAGCGACACCTGAATCACAGTCACTGCGTTGTGatttaataagatttattGTTGGAGTAATACATCCGACAAATGAGTTACTGTGCTCAGATATTATTCCACGATGGGCTGTCATAGGATGGTTATTAACAACTTGCACATCAACGGTCGCTGCTAGCAACGCTAAATTAGCGTTATTTTATGATTGGTTATTTTTTGATCCTGAAAAAGATAATATTATGAACATTGAACCGGCAATACTTGTCATGCATAATTCAATGCGATCACATCCTGCTGTCACTGCCacacttttagattttttatgcaga ataATACCAAATTTTTATCCCGCATTGACAGATAAAGTCCGTAATGGTATTTTTTCATCACTAAGacaaattttagaaaaacgTGTATTACCATCACTATGTCcattatttgataattcaaaGTTAGATCGTGAGTTACGTATAAAAATACGTGAAACATTTAAGGAATTTTGTTTACCATCAAATGCTGATcctg CATTGGGTAATAAGGTTCCGATCCTATATTCAGGTAAAATAGAAGAAATGAACAAAGACATGGGTCCAGGATTGATGttggataataatttaatacctACCACAGCAACTGCTATGACTAATATCAATTCTACGGaaaataatcatcatcatggACAAGATCCAGAACCAGCATTTAGTGACGATGAAGAGGAAATGCCTCTtag aaTAGTAACAAAAGTTGAAGACGAAGAagatgatgacgatgacgaCGATGTGCctctttcaaaaataaaattaaaaaaagaccGCGAGCGTGAACGTGAACGTGAGCGCGAGCAACAAAAAACATCAAACTGTATTTTAAAAGACATAACTTGTCATCTAAACATAACTCTTGAACCCAATGAGCTTAAGTCAGCTGTAAATAATCTCTACAATGAAACCGACAATGAATCCCGGTGTCAGACTATGGAGCGCATTGTCCAGATGATCCTTGAAGATGATCTCGGTGTTGACTCAATCGGGCCGCTTGCCACCTGCCTCTTTACGATTCTCTCCTCTCAAATTACCCCAAATATTTTTCCCTCAGATAATTTGAATGACGACTCATTAACTGACAGCATCAGTACTCCGCTTTTCGTTATGTttcgtaattattttcaactgTGTAAAGAAGAAGACAAcaggaaaaaatttctcggtcATGTATTGTCTGAATTACAAAATTTGCAATCATGTATCGGTTATTTACtactgtattttttaaaagtttggGGCCGAGAAGAAGAAAAACGTGAAGGACTTGCGTCAAATGTTACGAATGAAGTCAAAGCTGCTGTTTATAAAGACTTTTGTCAGCatcgagataaaaaattagagaCTTGTTTGCtagatgatttaaaattttgtcatcAAGACAATGTATTTTTACTCTGCTATTTGGTGCCTGATGTATTTATGGGATTTCAAAATATTGCATTAGGTAATGCAACGCTGCTTCATTTAGTTGTCAGTACTGTTGATTCATGTCAATTGCAAGAACTGGTCTGTCAAATACTACAAGGGCAATTAAAAATGTTGGAGAAAGATTCGTTTGGAGGATTACTTATTAAAAGTTTAGAGTGggaaacttttgaacaatATTGTTTTTGGCAACTCATTACTGCTCAtgattttccaataaaatatgttttgcCAGTGGTTCCGAAATTACAATTTAGAAATCATGCAGAAGCTATGACGGCGATATTGTTTATGCTTAAACAAGAAag gcCGACACTAGAATTATTACGTCAATTATTTACGCGTCAAAATAACGACGGTGATACATTTGTAGTAGCAGCACTGCGTTATTGGTGTAGAGATTATGAAGACAAATTAGGTGAATTATTGGCAAATTTATTGAGTACACGTTATCCAGCAACAAGTCCAAATAAACGAAAACGCGCCGGCGCTAAGCAAAATCAACAACAGTCTGGACCACCGACGGGAGAACAAGTATTAGGTCATTTAGATCAATTACGACAACACTGTCGTGCGTCTGCAGATCTACAGTTGTACCAAACTGAGGGAATGCAGAAAGCACTTCAACAAGCACAAGCTGCCAGTAGTGATAGTCTGAGAAAAAGTTACGGTGATTTATTTGCACTAGCTGAAGTTAATGAAGAAAATGAACCACCGCCACCACCAACATCATCACGTAAACATAATGCGTCAGCAACAGCATCTGCTAAAGCTGCTGGGCAtaggaaaattatttctacaaGAGAAAGAACTGCCAGCAAACGACCACCTCCTAGAGATCGCAATAGTGACAGTACTGACCAAAGTAGTGAg gatgaAATGATTGCGAAACCAAAGCAAgcaaaaaaaaggaaaaaggtAAATGCCGTGGGATCGGACAGTGATTGA
- the LOC103579842 gene encoding phosphatidylinositol 3-kinase catalytic subunit type 3 has protein sequence MDDISDKFSYVYSSSLDTRIQIKIGTLEGVRQRPEYDKLLLDPMIKFSGLYGAGGGKGDLAASLQIWGGGRPLALPVHTAYKHFPVRWNWNQWITLPISYSDLPRDAQLAITIYDCAGPGRQIAVGGTTISLFGKHGVFRQGMLDLRVWPNVEADGSLPTTTQGKARDAGKEQMQRLAKLAKKRRNGQMPRVDWLDRLAFREIEVINEREKRESNYLYLTVEFPEVTMDGFLYSIVYYEKDGDEVVQHRAQPDVVTIPDYEILAENLVEAKHHKLARSLRSGGNTREVKPTSSVRDALNTILGYPPTTALTTEEQDLIWKFRYYLSTQKKALTKFVKCVNWKVAGEERQALEMLASWSPPDPEDALELLGPAFTHPAVRRYAIARLNQANDDDLMLYLLQLVQALKYENFESIKAANLKIVRESEKIERMDKTEQSNTSMSTSSESETNQSSSQESPMDLASFLITRACQNSTLANYLYWYLAIECEDQPDPAITVKQDTRVREMYVTVMKMFSMALTQGNVIWQKRKAFLARQKLFIDQLVALVKAVARESGNRKRKTDRLKALLSEQDQNFKINFSNFEPIPFPLDPEISIKGIIPDKASLFKSALMPSKLTFLTTNNTEYIAIFKYGDDLRQDQLILQTIALMDKLLRRENLDLKLTPYRVLATSTRHGFLQFIESITVAEVLASEGSILSFFRKHHPSETGPYGIAPEVMDTYVRSCAGYCIITYVLGVGDRHLDNLLLTTSGKLFHIDFGYILGRDPKPLPPPMKLSKEMVEAMGGVGSEHYHEFRKQCYTAFLHLRRHANLILNLFSLMVDASVPDIALEPDKAVKKVQDKLRLDLSDEEAVHYVQNLLDLSVTAVMAALVEQLHKFAQYWRK, from the exons ATGGATGAtataagtgataaattttcatatgttTATAGTTCATCTTTAGATACaagaatacaaataaaaat AGGAACATTAGAAGGAGTGAGACAACGTCCAGAAtatgacaaattattattagatccGATGATTAAATTCTCCGGGCTGTATGGTGCTGGTGGTGGAAAAGGTGACTTAGCAGCATCATTACAAATTTGGGGTGGCGGTCGTCCACTTGCATTACCAGTACATACTGCATATAAACATTTTCCCGTACGCTGGAA cTGGAATCAATGGATAACTTTACCAATATCATACTCGGATTTACCACGAGACGCACAATTAGCAATAACGATATACGATTGCGCTGGACCAGGTCGTCAGATAGCCGTAGGTGGTACCACGATATCACTGTTCGGTAAACACGGAGTATTTCGTCAGGGAATGCTGGATTTGCGTGTTTGGCCGAATGTAGAAGCAGATGGATCACTACCAACGACAACTCAGGGCAAAGCCCGCGACGCTGGTAAAGAGCAAATGCAGCGTCTCGCTAAATTGGCTAAGAAACGTCGGAATGGACAGATGCCACGTGTTGATTGGCTCGATCGATTGGCCTTTCGTGAAATAGAAGTTATTAATGAACGTGAGAAACGTGaatcaaattatttgtatCTGACAGTTGAGTTTCCTGAAGTTACCATGGACGGATTCCTATATTCGATTGTTTACTATGAAAAAGATGGGGACGAAGTTGTTCAGCATCGCGCCCAACCAGATGTCGTAACGATACCggattatgaaattttagcTGAAAATTTAGTTGAAGCTAAACATCATAAATTAGCACGTAGTTTACGCAGTGGCGGTAATACAAGAGAAGTTAAACCAACTTCCAGTGTACGTGATGCGTTGAATACTATTTTAg GATACCCGCCAACAACGGCATTGACCACTGAAGAACAAGATTTAATTTGGAAGTTCcgatattatttatcaaccCAAAAAAAAGCGTTGACTAAATTTGTAAAATGTGTAAATTGGAAAGTAGCAGGGGAAGAACGTCAGGCGTTGGAGATGTTAGCCAGCTGGAGTCCTCCAGATCCAGAAGACGCATTGGAATTACTCGGTCCAGCTTTCACTCATCCGGCTGTCAGAAGATATGCGATCGCGAGACTAAATCAAGCGAATGATGATGATCTGATGCTCTATTTGCTCCAATTAGTCCAGGCattgaaatatgaaaattttgaaagcaTTAAAgcggcaaatttaaaaattgtacgaGAGAGTGAAAAAATAGAGAGAATGGATAAGACTGAGCAGTCGAATACTTCAATGTCTACG tcaagTGAATCAGAAACCAACCAATCATCAAGTCAAGAGTCACCGATGGATTTGGCATCATTTTTGATAACACGCGCGTGTCAGAACTCAACACTAGCCAACTATCTGTACTGGTATCTAGCAATTGAATGTGAAGATCAACCAGATCCAGCGATAACAGTAAAACAAGACACACGCGTACGTGAAATGTACGTGACGGTTATGAAAATGTTCTCAATGGCCCTGACTCAGGGTAATGTAATCTGGCAAAAACGTAAAGCCTTCTTAGCtcgtcaaaaattatttatcgatcAATTGGTGGCTCTTGTAAAAGCTGTCGCTCGTGAAAGTGGAAACAGAAAACGTAAAACTGATCGTTTAAAAGCTTTATTGTCTGAGCaggatcaaaattttaaaattaatttttcaaactttgaaCCAATACCATTTCCACTTGATCCTGAGATATCTATCAAAGGAATTATTCCCGATAA agcaAGTCTTTTCAAATCAGCACTAATGCCATCGAAATTAACATTTCTCACAACAAATAATACTGAATACattgcaatatttaaatatggaGATGATCTTAGACAAGATCAATTAATATTGCAAACAATTGCACTGatggataaattattgagaCGAGAAaatcttgatttaaaattaactccgTATCG ggTTTTGGCAACGAGTACAAGACATGGTTTCTTACAATTCATCGAATCTATAACAGTAGCCGAGGTATTGGCCAGTGAAGGATcgattttaagttttttccGCAAGCATCATCCATCCGAAACTGGACCGTACGGAATCGCGCCAGAAGTTATGGATACTTATGTACGTAGTTGTGCTGGTTACTGTATAATCACATACGTATTAGGCGTCGGCGATCGTCacttagataatttattacttactaCGTCag gtaaattatttcatatcgACTTTGGTTACATTTTGGGACGTGACCCAAAGCCGCTGCCACCGCCAATGAAATTAAGCAAAGAAATGGTCGAGGCAATGGGCGGCGTTGGCTCAGAACATTACCATGAATTTCGGAAGCAATGTTACACTGCGTTCCTGCACTTGCGTCGTCATGCAAACTTAATACTCAACTTATTCTCACTTATGGTTGACGCGAGTGTTCCTGACATTGCCCTAGAGCCCGACAAAGCCGTAAAAAAAGTCCAAGATAAATTGCGCTTGGATTTGAGCGACGAGGAAGCTGTTCATTACGTACAAAATCTTCTAGATCTATCTGTCACCGCCGTAATGGCAGCTCTAGTTGAACAATTGCATAAATTCGCTCAATATTGgcgtaaataa
- the LOC103579840 gene encoding integrator complex subunit 3 isoform X2 produces the protein MELNKTATSNTWRLLNTSCIENKDELEEKFERCHAVLQGLTAGLSEKEVHDTLNNAVCKDKTHEEVSLGLLVVILTDPQDALKSYRDLTLITRDGLAIVLGHLNQLVLERYLRLNDITRSQLLWLLRELIKANVAGVDNLCLSLLRHAAGGDTSPRNIYLVEALLDIFQDNRQWLDKFPFLVASIVYTYLRLIEDHSAPHLQQLRSREVTFTVALIRERIVDCLVIGRDLVRLLQNVARLPEFESLWRDLLTNPKSINQNLTGVLQLLQTRTSRRFLQSRLTPDMERKLVFLTGSVRFGNHKRYQDWFQRQYLATPESQSLRCDLIRFIVGVIHPTNELLCSDIIPRWAVIGWLLTTCTSTVAASNAKLALFYDWLFFDPEKDNIMNIEPAILVMHNSMRSHPAVTATLLDFLCRIIPNFYPALTDKVRNGIFSSLRQILEKRVLPSLCPLFDNSKLDRELRIKIRETFKEFCLPSNADPGKIEEMNKDMGPGLMLDNNLIPTTATAMTNINSTENNHHHGQDPEPAFSDDEEEMPLRIVTKVEDEEDDDDDDDVPLSKIKLKKDREREREREREQQKTSNCILKDITCHLNITLEPNELKSAVNNLYNETDNESRCQTMERIVQMILEDDLGVDSIGPLATCLFTILSSQITPNIFPSDNLNDDSLTDSISTPLFVMFRNYFQLCKEEDNRKKFLGHVLSELQNLQSCIGYLLLYFLKVWGREEEKREGLASNVTNEVKAAVYKDFCQHRDKKLETCLLDDLKFCHQDNVFLLCYLVPDVFMGFQNIALGNATLLHLVVSTVDSCQLQELVCQILQGQLKMLEKDSFGGLLIKSLEWETFEQYCFWQLITAHDFPIKYVLPVVPKLQFRNHAEAMTAILFMLKQERPTLELLRQLFTRQNNDGDTFVVAALRYWCRDYEDKLGELLANLLSTRYPATSPNKRKRAGAKQNQQQSGPPTGEQVLGHLDQLRQHCRASADLQLYQTEGMQKALQQAQAASSDSLRKSYGDLFALAEVNEENEPPPPPTSSRKHNASATASAKAAGHRKIISTRERTASKRPPPRDRNSDSTDQSSEDEMIAKPKQAKKRKKVNAVGSDSD, from the exons atggaACTTAATAAAACTGCAACTTCCAATACTTGGAGACTTCTTAATACGTCTTGCATCGAGAACAAGGACGAGCTTGAAGag aaATTTGAACGATGTCACGCAGTGCTACAAGGTCTAACAGCCGGTCTCTCAGAAAAAGAAGTACACGACACATTAAACAATGCAGTTTGTAAAGACAAAACACACGAAGAAGTATCACTAGGACTTTTAGTTGTTATTTTAACGGATCCACAGGATGCGCTTAAAAGTTATCGTGACTTAACACTGATAACACGTGATGGACTGGCCATTGTACTAGgtcatttaaatcaattagTACTCGAACGTTATTTGCGATTAAATGACATAACTCGAAGTCAATTATTGTGGTTATTACGTGAATTAATAAAAGCAAATGTTGCTGGTGTtgataatttatgtttaagtTTATTAAGACATGCCGCTGGTGGTGACACTTCACCGcgcaatatatatttagttgaGGCATTACTTGATATATTTCAAGATAATCGACAGTGGCTCGATAAATTTCCCTTTTTAGTTGCATCTATTGTTTATACTTATTTACGTTTAATTGAAGACCACAGCGCTCCTCATCTTCAGCAATTGAGATCAAGAGAAGTTACTTTCACTGTTGCACTTATTAGAGAACGTATTGTTGATTGTCTAGTTATTGGaag agATTTGGTGCGTTTACTTCAAAATGTTGCGAGGTTACCTGAATTTGAAAGTCTCTGGCGcgatttattaacaaatcCAAAGTCGATAAATCAAAACCTGACAGGTGTATTGCAATTACTACAAACACGTACATCACGTCGTTTTTTACAATCACGTTTGACTCCAGATATGGAACGTAAACTTGTATTTTTAACTGGAAGTGTGCGTTTTGGTAACCACAAACGTTATCAGGATTGGTTTCAACGACAATATTTAGCGACACCTGAATCACAGTCACTGCGTTGTGatttaataagatttattGTTGGAGTAATACATCCGACAAATGAGTTACTGTGCTCAGATATTATTCCACGATGGGCTGTCATAGGATGGTTATTAACAACTTGCACATCAACGGTCGCTGCTAGCAACGCTAAATTAGCGTTATTTTATGATTGGTTATTTTTTGATCCTGAAAAAGATAATATTATGAACATTGAACCGGCAATACTTGTCATGCATAATTCAATGCGATCACATCCTGCTGTCACTGCCacacttttagattttttatgcaga ataATACCAAATTTTTATCCCGCATTGACAGATAAAGTCCGTAATGGTATTTTTTCATCACTAAGacaaattttagaaaaacgTGTATTACCATCACTATGTCcattatttgataattcaaaGTTAGATCGTGAGTTACGTATAAAAATACGTGAAACATTTAAGGAATTTTGTTTACCATCAAATGCTGATcctg GTAAAATAGAAGAAATGAACAAAGACATGGGTCCAGGATTGATGttggataataatttaatacctACCACAGCAACTGCTATGACTAATATCAATTCTACGGaaaataatcatcatcatggACAAGATCCAGAACCAGCATTTAGTGACGATGAAGAGGAAATGCCTCTtag aaTAGTAACAAAAGTTGAAGACGAAGAagatgatgacgatgacgaCGATGTGCctctttcaaaaataaaattaaaaaaagaccGCGAGCGTGAACGTGAACGTGAGCGCGAGCAACAAAAAACATCAAACTGTATTTTAAAAGACATAACTTGTCATCTAAACATAACTCTTGAACCCAATGAGCTTAAGTCAGCTGTAAATAATCTCTACAATGAAACCGACAATGAATCCCGGTGTCAGACTATGGAGCGCATTGTCCAGATGATCCTTGAAGATGATCTCGGTGTTGACTCAATCGGGCCGCTTGCCACCTGCCTCTTTACGATTCTCTCCTCTCAAATTACCCCAAATATTTTTCCCTCAGATAATTTGAATGACGACTCATTAACTGACAGCATCAGTACTCCGCTTTTCGTTATGTttcgtaattattttcaactgTGTAAAGAAGAAGACAAcaggaaaaaatttctcggtcATGTATTGTCTGAATTACAAAATTTGCAATCATGTATCGGTTATTTACtactgtattttttaaaagtttggGGCCGAGAAGAAGAAAAACGTGAAGGACTTGCGTCAAATGTTACGAATGAAGTCAAAGCTGCTGTTTATAAAGACTTTTGTCAGCatcgagataaaaaattagagaCTTGTTTGCtagatgatttaaaattttgtcatcAAGACAATGTATTTTTACTCTGCTATTTGGTGCCTGATGTATTTATGGGATTTCAAAATATTGCATTAGGTAATGCAACGCTGCTTCATTTAGTTGTCAGTACTGTTGATTCATGTCAATTGCAAGAACTGGTCTGTCAAATACTACAAGGGCAATTAAAAATGTTGGAGAAAGATTCGTTTGGAGGATTACTTATTAAAAGTTTAGAGTGggaaacttttgaacaatATTGTTTTTGGCAACTCATTACTGCTCAtgattttccaataaaatatgttttgcCAGTGGTTCCGAAATTACAATTTAGAAATCATGCAGAAGCTATGACGGCGATATTGTTTATGCTTAAACAAGAAag gcCGACACTAGAATTATTACGTCAATTATTTACGCGTCAAAATAACGACGGTGATACATTTGTAGTAGCAGCACTGCGTTATTGGTGTAGAGATTATGAAGACAAATTAGGTGAATTATTGGCAAATTTATTGAGTACACGTTATCCAGCAACAAGTCCAAATAAACGAAAACGCGCCGGCGCTAAGCAAAATCAACAACAGTCTGGACCACCGACGGGAGAACAAGTATTAGGTCATTTAGATCAATTACGACAACACTGTCGTGCGTCTGCAGATCTACAGTTGTACCAAACTGAGGGAATGCAGAAAGCACTTCAACAAGCACAAGCTGCCAGTAGTGATAGTCTGAGAAAAAGTTACGGTGATTTATTTGCACTAGCTGAAGTTAATGAAGAAAATGAACCACCGCCACCACCAACATCATCACGTAAACATAATGCGTCAGCAACAGCATCTGCTAAAGCTGCTGGGCAtaggaaaattatttctacaaGAGAAAGAACTGCCAGCAAACGACCACCTCCTAGAGATCGCAATAGTGACAGTACTGACCAAAGTAGTGAg gatgaAATGATTGCGAAACCAAAGCAAgcaaaaaaaaggaaaaaggtAAATGCCGTGGGATCGGACAGTGATTGA